The DNA window ACCACCAGGTAGATGGTGGGCAAGAAGCGTTGGGCGAAGGTGGTGTCCACGGGGCACAGGGCTCCGCTGCTGTTGCTGCGCCACAGGGTGAGATTCTCCACGGCCATCAGGCGCTGTGGCAGCCCTGTCCACGGTGGAGCAGCCGCTCCCGGGGCAGTGCTGGTCGCAGCAGTTCTCGGAGGTGCCGGTGCCCCGTTAAGCGGTGCCGGTTGCCCGTGGCAGGGGCGGGGCGGCCGTGGGAGCGCGGTGCCCAGAGCCGGCCCCGGCAGTGCCGCATTCCCCGGCACAGGCTGTGGCTGCCctcacctccctgctcctgccgcGCCCGGACCGGGGGGTTTGGTGCGCAGGGCTCTTCCTCAGAGCGTGGGGAGGATGCGGCAAGGGCCGCCTCAGCAGAGAGCCTCGGTGTCTGGCGGCTTCCGGTGCACTCTCAGTGCCTGCCGCCAGCCCATTTGAGGTATTTTGGGCTGGGTGCCAGGGACACGCAGGCCCCCGGCTGTTTCGGACGCCATGCGTGCCTGGAGGGAGCGGGAGGAAGGGGGCAGGGAGGCGGGAGGGTGGCTCTGCCTCGAGCAGGTGGGAGATGTCTGACGATGGGGGCCAAAGCTTTCAGCCTGCTTCTGCTCTGTCCCACTCGGCGTGAGGAGAatccccccatccctccagaccaggggctggcagcctgCACGCAGTTGTGTGCATCGCAGCTGtgccagcctgcctgccctcgGCGCAGGCAGCAGCgagcccccgctccctgccaaaTGGCTGCCCCTTCCCTACAGCGCACAGCAACAACCTGCTCTTGTGCCTGCTGCTGTATCCCTccccaaacacaaaaatccTCTTCCCCCGCCTCCTCCTTTGAGCGGTTTTGACCCATGCAGGGAAGGAATGCGAGACAGGCTGTgaccttcctctcctccttccctgttgCAGGGGTTGTCACGCAGAAGACACCCAGATACAGTGAGGTTGGGGCAAGAGCTAAAGCCAGCGACCCCAGAGAGGTCCCCCAAGGAAAGGCAGCCCCTGTTTGCAttgctgagcagctgctgccgCGTAAATGAAACGAGGCCAGAAATAACTTTATCTCCAGGTGCAGGAGTAAACATGCTAGCAATCAGAAGGGAGAGGGTTTACCCTGGCAAGCCATAAGGAAATGACCTTGGCAAAACAGCTTCAGGTGAAGGGCTGGGCCCAGGAAGGGCCATGGccatctgctttcctggaactcaatctggggggggggcatgtgGGGGTAGGAAGGCTGATGTCTCACCCaccagcagggaaggagggggtgAGTCGTGCTGAGCCATCCCGACTGCCCTGCCCTCCTCGGAGCAGCCGAACATCCCCGCTGGACCGTGCTCAGGCACGGCAGGTCAGGGCTGGCGTAGGGAAGTCCAAAACATGGGGTGGTGGTAGCTGCTTATTGTATCAGTGTGTAGACTCCAAAAAGTGCTTGCTGGGGCAGATAAAGGATGGGAAAGGCTGTGTGTTATTTCCTATGTGATAAAATCTAGCTCCTATGGGCATGCCCCGAGAGGTGAAACGTAAAGGCTCTCTGCATTAGGTGAGGATATGGCTTTTCTGGGGTTTGCAGAGGCTCTGGTGGGTCTGTGCTCCTGgagtggcagcagcagaggagggggTCCGTGGGGGTTCACCCCTCAGGAAAGCAGTCCTCCATcccgccctgccctgctcctgccccctTGCCTCCATGCATTTCAGCTGCTTCAGCGGCCTGGGGTTGGGGTGGCACTTGCAGAGCAACTTTATGGAGCTGTGGAAGTGCAGTGAGACAAGAAGAACAAACCGGGAATGGTTTCCTTTGTCCCAGAGCATCAACcattggggaaactgaggcagggacagcagctggctgggaagACTGCCGTAATCATGGGAAGGGTCACAAGCTGCTCTCATCTCCGTCCCCAGAATGAAGGCTTGGGGCTGGGTGCCTCCTGCTGTGGGaagggaggagcagggcagggcacaGGGATCACTGCCCgtgcccagctgcagccccgtGCCCTCCTCATCTCCTGCTCCCTGTTGCAGCTGCACAGCTCCTCTCTCGTGCCTGCCTTGTGTGTACGTAAGGTGTTCTCTTTACCTGCGATTTCACTCGTGATAGAGGTGCTACTGCCCAGCTATGCCTGAATATCCTGTATTGGGACAGTCCCTCTGTTCCCGGCCCCGGCACgcagcagcaatgctgctgcCAGCGCGTCCAGCCCTGTGCGCTCGCACTGCCCTGCGATAGCTCCTGCAGTAGCAGACACAGAACCTGAGCCATGGGCTTTCAGGCAACCAATTCAAGGCTCTTCtccaacagcaaacaaaacGCCTTGATCTACTCTTTTTTTATTGAGCACTGCACTCTTGTGCTCAGAGAGGTATGTGACAACATTCAGCTTTAATGAGGGGCTCATCCAGCCCTATCTCAGCCAACTCCATGCTTTCAAAAATCATCAGTCATGAGAATGGCTTGGAAAAACAATTCTGATGCATGTTGTTTAATCATACAGTGGCATGCAGTTTCTCCTTCAGCTGTTCTGTGTGCTTGCACTGAAATGAGCTGTGATCTGTTGCTCACCGCTGGTTCGGGAGCATGGAATGTTATCAAATCACAGGCCATTTACGTCTGCAGATGTGGTAGCATGCCTTGAGGACAGGGGTGAGTTGTCttctggtttttgggggggggttggttttggtttttgtttgttgggttttttttacctttacAGGTGACCATTATCTTCTGTGGATGGCAGAGTGTTTATCTGCTGCCCCACAAGAGCAGGCAAAGCCCAGGACTTACTGTGTCAGAGGCTACAATAAACCAGATCCTCAAATACCCACATGTTTCCAGGGTAGCAGGGCTTTAGAGGGAACAGCAAATATTGTGAGACTGGCAATCAAATTGTAAGAGTTGATTTCTCAGTATTCTTAGGGAAAAATAACTCTGACTTATTTGGATTCATTAATTCATTATTTAGATGTTTTCTGCTTAGTGAATCAGGGAGAAATGacattttgcaggaaaaaaaaagaaaattatactaAAGGTGTGCTGAGTCATTTCTGTTTGAGATGAGAATTACAGGTTGCTGCTTAAAAAGTGACCTTTTGATTTTTCCCATCACCCAGAGGAGTATGGTCAGGATTTGGGAGGGGGTGAAAGCCCTGGCAGCACTCCCTGCCAGGAGCTCACCCAGCCTTGGTGGCCATGGCCCAACATGCTCAAACAAGAACTGGCTTAAACCCAGGATTTTCAGTACACAGAACATGTCTTATCTATGTCAGTCAAGGAACATTGTGGTTTTAACATCTACATGAGCCTCATGTCACCGCTTTTTTGGCACGGCCATCGCAGAGGTAAAAAAGCCAACAATGGCCACGTTAATTCTGTGATTTGCTGCCTGCCAGCGTCCCCTGTATCAAACTGAATTAATGACTGGTATTTGGGCAGGGCACCAGATGATCACAGTAAATAATTCTCTTTGTAAGCAATGTTTTACTGCAGGAGCAgtgagatgatttttttttttcttttacaccCCTCAGGAGGTGACTGAAAAGCATCCTtgactttaattttattttcagcatttgcagggagcaggggagcGGGTGCCTTGGCCCTGCTGCCTTTCGTGCTGCTTGTGGGAGGCTTTTCCcccaggcaggagagaggagctccCTCTGCCATTCAACCTTCTGCTCCTGCACCCCCGAATCTGCCCCGGTTCCGCATTGGCCTGGGTCGGGAGGACAGTCAGCTGGTGACGATGGTGGCATGATGCCGGGGAAGTCCTGGTCTGGGGTGAGTGGAGGAGGTGTGAGACTGGTGGGAGGAGGGATGAATGACAGGGGAAGAACTTGGGCTTTGGTTTTTGGGAGGCTGAGAAGAGGCATgacctggctgtgctggggctgcagaccCTGCAGTAGCACAGCCAGTGCCATGCCCTGCTCTCCATCACAGCCCAGCAGTGAGGGGAGACCCGGGCACCGCTATGGCCAGGGTCGGTCCTGTCGGCAGAGCAGATGGAGCTGGATAAAAGCGAGGGGGCAAAATTTAATCCAGGATATAATATACTGTAATAATATTTTGAGTGCTTTGATtcaagtttgtttgtttgtttgtttgtttcttattcTAAGCAGCCTGAACTGAGGTGCCTCCAAGCTGCCCCGTGCTGGGTCAGACCTTTCCTGCAACAGCCAAGCTGGCCGTGAGCAGCGGGACTCCCGAGGGCACACCAGAGCCGGGCTCACCGCGCACAGACAGGCCCAGACAAGCTCTGTACCTAGATGAGcacatctttattttcagttccaCGAATACACACCTAAACTGTGCAGATATCCCCTGGACAAGTCATCTAAACCGCTGCTCCTTTCTAGTTGCCTGTCTCGCCCTGCCGTGGGACATGCATTCCCTCTGCACGCATGTGCGAGGCCGTTAGAGGGCATTTGGGTTTCATTTTTCAATCACCCAGAAGGATTATCGCTGtgagaaaataaaggcagagcTGCCGAGCAGCTCTCCTGCGCCGACTCTTGCATagctggagcagctccagcccGTCGGGAGACAGCCCCGACTCATCTTtgctatttgttttctctttttccgCTTTTCTTTTGGCCTTGGCTCATGGGGTTTGTGCTTGGATGGCAGGCGGTATGTCTGGTGCTGCGGAGCGGTGTCTCCTGCGTCTGAGCTCCTCGCTCGCCGAAGCCCTGCCAAACCGCCAGCGctttggagaggaggaggccAGGCGGAGCAGGAAGGTTCGTGTTTATTCTGGAGAGATGCGGGGAAGGTGAATTAGAGCTGCCATCAGGAGGACATCTCTGCCCATGCCCAGGAAGGCGGCTGCTGGGTTGCGGGGTGGATATCGTGGGATGGCAGAGCTCGTGCAGGGTTGAGCTGCGCAGCCTGGTGTGGCGGTGACTTGTGGCGTGCAGCCTGAAGTGCCCACTCCTGTCCCGGCAGGCTGGGGTGCGAGGGCCCCCCCAGTGATGTACGTGTCCCGATGCTGGAGGTGGTCTCTCTTGCAGCCCCTGCAGAGCAGATCTGCGTGGGTGACATGGCGGAGGAGTAGCATcacctctccagaagtcccaACGATCCAGGAAAGGACCAATTCCCAGTTTCTTGGATGGGTTCATGCTCATGGCACCGTTTCCCCAGTTCCCAATTCATTCAGCCTAAGAAACTCAGGGATGCTGCCCAGTAACCCTGCCTGGGGCAGCGGGGTGCAAAGAGGGGGCAGGTGCTATGTGACATGGGGATCTTGTTCTCTATTTCCACCCTCCTTTGCAGCCAAAGTCCATCAGTTCTTCCCTGGTTTCCCAAGGGACgcttcttccttctccaccaAAATCACAGTGCCGTGGGCTTCTGCCAGACTCTTTGCCGGGACAAGGTGTTGGCTCCGGGATGTGACCGGGGTGGGCACAGCTACAAGCgacctcctcttcccctctggaaaggcagagcagagagtgACAGGGAGATGGAGCAGGGGGGTGGTGTGTCCCCCACATCTAAGGAGCCAGGGCACTTGGCAGTGTGGGTGCCTGGCTGCATGTGAGCAAGGCGGTTTTGCACTGTGTCCGCACCAGGGCTGTGCCAGGCTAATCAAAGGGgtggcagggctctgcctctCGGGTGCACCCAGGCAGCAAATGCATCTCCAGCCACAGGGGCAGGTCAAACCCACCTGTGGGGCTCAGGGTTATGTGGGATGCACAGTGCTCTTGGATTCAGACATCCAGACACCCCAAAATTCATGTCTGCACCTGCTATCAGCTGTTTTCCAAGCGCAGTTTCAGGAGATGGTTTATCTGTCCCTGAGACACGGCCAGGTCATGGCTGAGGAGGGGTGCCCACGGGTAATGGGGGGGTCCCATGGCTCGTGTTGGCTGGCATTTCCCTTTCTCAGTCAAACCTTTTGCCCAGAGGTGCCTGCTTCATCAAGGCCCTCACTTACCGCCAGGGATGCTGCCGGCAGAGCCGGGCAGGGTCTGACCATGCAGAGCCGCCTCTGAGTCTCCAGCCTGCAGTAGTGGTTCTGGTTGGAGATGCGGGTAGAAAAGCCCACACCGCAGGTGGCCGAGCAGGCGCTCCACTCCGTGCCCCACTCCTGGCAGGGGTACGGCAGCGGCGGGGACGCTGGCCCAGGGGCTGGATGAAAAGAGACAAGGGGAAAAGGGTGGTTGGAGCCAGCACTGTGCAGCGTGTCCTGCGGGTGCTGTGGGCATAGCCCTGCATGATGGGGAAACGTGCAACGAGGTGTCGCCTGTTGATGTTCGTGGTCTGGGGTGAAGGGACCATCCCCAGAGACCTGCGTGAGCATCCCTTCACTGGCATGTCCTGCGTCTTACCTGCCCTGGCATCCCGGAGGAGGTGCCGGTCTTGGGCCTCGCAGATCCACTCTGGGCAGCACTTCCCCGGGACCTCCACACGCCGTGGATAGGGGCAGTCCGGGGTGGGCAGCCGGACGTTCTCCTGGCAGAGCGGGACACAGGTGAAGCCCCCGTCCAGGCAGCGGCACTGGAGTTTGCAGCTGGGCTGGAAAACCTCCCC is part of the Grus americana isolate bGruAme1 chromosome 17, bGruAme1.mat, whole genome shotgun sequence genome and encodes:
- the CCN5 gene encoding CCN family member 5 — protein: MRLQLEKQLLFLSLLCILSKVCAQLCRRPCYCPWVPPRCPRGSPLVLDGCGCCKICARRLGEPCDFLHVCDRSQGLVCDYSAAPTGTGATCNFEDGEEGCEVNGRVYRDGEVFQPSCKLQCRCLDGGFTCVPLCQENVRLPTPDCPYPRRVEVPGKCCPEWICEAQDRHLLRDARAAPGPASPPLPYPCQEWGTEWSACSATCGVGFSTRISNQNHYCRLETQRRLCMVRPCPALPAASLARGRGGRL